The Malus domestica chromosome 10, GDT2T_hap1 genome contains a region encoding:
- the LOC139188674 gene encoding uncharacterized protein — protein MAHANLMNNYFNPNSVYTEEDFRHRFRMRRHVFERLLRDVQQVNPYFRQKRDRAGLPGFSPHQKATVALRMMAYGSSADSIDETHGMSESTCLNTLEEFCNTIVQVYKDEYLREPNQEDLNRLFHKAEDRGFPGMIGSLDCMHWDWKNFPTGWQ, from the coding sequence ATGGCGCatgccaatctgatgaacaactatttcaaccccaactcggtgtacacagaagaggatttcagacATCGCTTTCGgatgaggcgtcatgtcttcgagcgtttacttcgtgatgtccagcaggtcaatccatactttcgacAGAAGCGGGACAGAGCAGGCCTccctggtttctcacctcatcagaaggcTACTGTTGCACTCCGAATGATGGCATATGGCTCCTCAGCTGATTCGATAgatgaaacccatggtatgtctgagtctacatgccttaatactcttgaagaattttgtaacacaattgttcaggtttacaaagacgagtacctccgagagccaaatcaagaagatctaAATCGGCTCTTTCACAAAGCTGAAGACCGTGGGTTTccgggcatgatagggtcattagactgcatgcattgggattggaagaacttTCCCACTGGATGGCAATGA
- the LOC114827310 gene encoding LOB domain-containing protein 16-like: MASGGAGSAGIGTGSPCGACKFLRRKCAPDCIFAPYFCSEQGPARFAAIHKVFGASNVSKLLLHVPVHDRCEAVVTIAYEAQARIRDPVYGCVGHIFALQQQLACLQAQLMQAKAQLAHQSLVDSRNMESTQWQGNGIGNGSVTSFPSYTSYMNPISPQSSLDSIDPNSDIAMNMQEIQSSREEFSYQVCSKKRPYNGNLGELQALAFRMMRN, encoded by the exons ATGGCTTCTGGGGGTGCTGGCAGCGCTGGCATCGGCACTGGATCTCCTTGTGGGGCATGCAAGTTTCTGAGGAGAAAGTGTGCACCTGATTGCATATTTGCACCTTATTTTTGCTCCGAGCAAGGACCTGCTCGTTTTGCTGCCATTCACAAAGTGTTTGGCGCCAGCAATGTGTCCAAGTTGTTGTTGCATGTTCCTGTTCATGATCGTTGTGAAGCTGTTGTCACAATTGCATATGAAGCTCAAGCAAGAATTCGAGACCCCGTTTATGGATGCGTGGGTCACATTTTTGCCTTGCAACAACAG CTGGCATGTTTGCAAGCACAATTGATGCAAGCAAAGGCTCAACTGGCTCACCAGAGCCTTGTTGATTCAAGGAACATGGAGAGTACTCAGTGGCAGGGGAATGGGATTGGGAATGGATCAGTCACAAGCTTTCCGAGTTATACGAGTTACATGAATCCTATTTCACCTCAGAGCTCTCTGGACTCCATTGACCCCAACAGTGACATTGCCATGAATATGCAGGAGATTCAAAGCAGCAGAGAGGAGTTCTCGTACCAAGTTTGTTCTAAGAAGAGACCATATAATGGTAACTTGGGGGAGCTTCAAGCTTTGGCCTTCAGAATGATGAGAAACTGA
- the LOC103447726 gene encoding LOB domain-containing protein 14-like: MTGSGSPCGACKFLRRKCVRGCIFAPYFCHEQGATHFSAIHKVFGASNVSKLLAHLPVSDRCEAAVTISYEAQARLQDPIYGCVSHIFALQQQVVSLQAQLASLKDQAAQCFLNGSAVANPNEKFYGKAPSHTEEAHSWFHELENSSNPLPKLINSNDAGTTSYYENGMMNSYNSVNGSYENSMNIPDENVSSYGSFEEGTSHSMSSFDMQTNYNRQWGFQDADELQPVAFRYTDLHSR; encoded by the exons ATGACAGGTTCTGGTTCTCCTTGTGGAGCCTGCAAGTTCTTGAGAAGAAAATGTGTGAGAGGGTGTATTTTTGCACCTTACTTCTGCCATGAACAAGGTGCTACCCATTTCTCGGCCATCCACAAGGTTTTTGGCGCAAGCAATGTGTCGAAGCTGCTTGCTCACCTTCCGGTGAGTGATCGTTGTGAAGCGGCCGTGACGATATCATATGAAGCTCAAGCGAGGCTTCAAGATCCCATTTATGGTTGTGTTTCACATATTTTTGCTCTCCAACAGCAG GTGGTCAGCTTACAAGCACAATTAGCTTCCCTTAAGGATCAAGCAGCTCAATGCTTTCTCAATGGCTCTGCTGTAGctaaccctaatgagaaatttTATGGGAAGGCTCCTTCTCACACAGAAGAAGCTCATAGTTGGTTTCATGAGTTAGAAAATTCATCAAACCCTTTGccaaaattgatcaattccaaTGATGCTGGAACCACATCATACTATGAGAATGGAATGATGAATTCATATAACTCTGTTAATGGGAGTTACGAAAATTCAAtgaatatcccagatgaaaatGTCTCTTCGTATGGCAGCTTTGAAGAGGGCACTTCTCATTCCATGTCTTCCTTTGACATGCAAACGAATTACAATAGGCAATGGGGTTTTCAGGATGCTGATGAACTTCAGCCAGTGGCTTTCAGATACACTGACCTGCATTCACGATGA